A genome region from Primulina eburnea isolate SZY01 chromosome 9, ASM2296580v1, whole genome shotgun sequence includes the following:
- the LOC140841973 gene encoding mitogen-activated protein kinase kinase kinase 1-like, translated as MTNSKQKPRPRRLERRNAVKNIDYDAGSSSYSTISSEDRSVYKSRSLDVTPISDQTSFRVEGNEGEVDQIFQRLGVGLDDFSIPLSAWEARKSLSPSGNVRTLRLGGVQDVDELEKGFGSRVRVGVGVGVGVSSGGGFKNGFGSNLSNCEFKVDEVCENGVRSGKVVLNGGSGIKGIRPPKLAPPPVLTRTVVDNMSSSWDMVRSFGPQDDLGCGSGREVFNHSVDELEENEGVERINIHVLKDESVVVVKRDIGASAVLCSDSSNDDDDDDDDDDGKPVGLTRVNDYTVSPNGSFRCNITSWQKGDFLGSGSFGTVYEGFTDDGVFFAVKEVSLLDNGSQGQQSLYQLEQEISLLSQFQHENIVRYLGTDKDDAKLYIFLELVTKGSLAKLYQKYRLRDSQVSAYTRQILSGLNYLHCRNVVHRDIKCANILVDVSGFVKLADFGLAKATKMNDIKSCKGTPYWMAPEVVNRRNHGYGRAADIWSLGCTVLEMLTGQIPYSHLEGMQALFRIGRGELPPLPSNLSRDAQDFILKCLQVNPDDRPTAAQLFEHPFVKKQSPTFLSPVSPHFIGLPLGT; from the exons ATGACCAACTCCAAGCAGAAGCCGCGGCCCCGAAGGCTTGAACGCCGGAACGCCGTGAAGAATATAGACTACGACGCGGGTTCGAGCTCCTATTCTACGATTTCATCAGAAGATCGATCTGTTTACAAGTCCAGATCGCTTGACGTTACGCCGATCTCCGATCAGACCAGCTTCCGCGTTGAAGGAAATGAGGGAGAGGTAGATCAGATTTTTCAGCGCCTTGGCGTAGGTCTCGATGATTTTTCCATCCCCTTGTCAGCGTGGGAGGCTCGGAAGAGTCTATCGCCGTCCGGTAATGTGAGGACTCTGAGGCTTGGTGGTGTGCAGGATGTTGATGAGTTGGAGAAGGGTTTTGGATCTAGGGTTAGGGTTGGGGTTGGGGTTGGGGTTGGGGTTAGTAGTGGTGGTGGATTCAAGAATGGGTTTGGGTCGAATTTGAGTAATTGTGAATTTAAGGTGGATGAAGTTTGTGAAAACGGAGTGAGAAGTGGTAAGGTGGTGCTTAATGGTGGTTCGGGGATTAAAGGCATTAGACCACCAAAACTGGCTCCTCCGCCGGTGTTGACAAGAACTGTTGTGGACAATATGAGCTCTAGTTGGGATATGGTTAGATCATTTGGTCCTCAAGATGATCTGGGATGTGGTTCAGGGCGAGAAGTGTTTAACCATTCGGTTGATGAACTTGAAGAAAACGAGGGAGTTGAAAGGATAAATATCCATGTGCTGAAAGATGAGAGCGTGGTGGTTGTGAAAAGAGATATTGGAGCTAGTGCGGTGCTGTGTTCAGATTCAtcaaatgatgatgatgatgatgatgatgatgatgatggcaAACCTGTTGGCTTGACCAGGGTAAATGATTATACTGTCTCGCCTAATGGTTCATTCAGGTGCAATATTACGTCTTGGCAGAAGGGTGATTTCCTCGGAAGTGGATCATTTGGAACAGTGTATGAAGGGTTTACCGA TGATGGAGTCTTTTTTGCTGTGAAAGAGGTGTCTTTACTAGACAACGGTAGCCAAGGCCAGCAAAGCCTTTATCAACTCGAACAG GAGATATCTCTTCTAAGTCAATTTCAACACGAGAACATTGTTCGATACCTTGGTACTGACAAG GATGACGCAAAATTATATATCTTTCTTGAGCTTGTAACCAAAGGTTCACTTGCAAAACTATACCAAAAGTATCGGTTACGAGACTCCCAAGTCTCTGCATACACGAGGCAGATTTTGAGTGGGTTGAATTATCTTCATTGTCGAAATGTGGTCCACAG ggatataaaatgtgccaataTATTGGTGGATGTGAGTGGTTTTGTGAAATTGGCAGACTTTGGATTGGCAAAG GCAACCAAAATGAATGACATCAAATCTTGCAAAGGGACGCCATATTGGATGGCTCCTGAG GTCGTGAACAGAAGGAACCATGGATATGGTCGTGCTGCTGACATATGGAGCCTTGGTTGCACTGTGTTGGAGATGTTAACTGGTCAAATTCCTTACTCTCACTTGGAAGGG ATGCAGGCATTGTTTAGGATTGGCAGGGGAGAACTTCCCCCTCTACCTAGTAACTTATCAAGAGATGCTCAAGATTTTATCCTCAAATGCTTGCAAGTTAACCCAGATGATCGACCCACTGCAGCTCAGCTGTTCGAGCATCCATTTGTCAAGAAGCAATCTCCAACTTTTCTCAGTCCTGTATCTCCACATTTTATTGGCCTGCCACTCGGAACTTGA